The following are encoded in a window of Limibacter armeniacum genomic DNA:
- a CDS encoding DinB family protein — protein MNTLLKDLFNYNDEANKRFIKSIEEEEVIHPDIVRLMSHIFNAHEVWVARIEGHSPTFGVWQLHSIHDFARINEHNYTNTQRILSQEGVLEQVIRYENSKGEVFENLARDILMHVINHSTYHRAQVASMLKKEGIMPPNSDYIFYKREQE, from the coding sequence ATGAATACCTTGCTGAAAGACTTATTCAACTATAATGATGAAGCCAATAAGCGTTTTATCAAAAGTATTGAAGAAGAGGAGGTGATACACCCTGATATCGTGAGACTGATGTCACATATTTTCAATGCACATGAAGTGTGGGTTGCTCGAATTGAAGGACATAGTCCCACATTCGGTGTATGGCAATTACACAGCATTCATGACTTTGCTCGAATCAATGAACATAACTATACCAATACGCAAAGAATTTTAAGTCAGGAAGGAGTACTGGAACAAGTAATCAGGTATGAGAACAGTAAAGGGGAGGTGTTCGAAAACTTGGCAAGGGATATTCTGATGCACGTCATTAACCACTCGACCTACCATAGGGCACAGGTAGCAAGTATGCTTAAAAAAGAGGGAATAATGCCGCCTAATTCAGATTATATTTTCTATAAAAGGGAGCAAGAATAG
- a CDS encoding Mrp/NBP35 family ATP-binding protein: protein MAITEKDIIKALSTVEDPDLKKDLISLNMVKDIEIDGNRVAFTVVLTTPACPLKELIKNNCIEAVHKLVSPDLELDVHMTADVTSIQPKGPVLSGVKNVIAISSGKGGVGKSTVTANLALALSEAGAKVGVLDADIYGPSVPTMFNCENAQPGVTSVNGKNTIIPIEQYGIKLLSIGFLAPPQDAVVWRGPMASSALRQFITDTDWGELDYLLIDLPPGTGDIHLSLVQTASVTGAVVVTTPQKVALSDAMKGMNMFTSKSVNVPILGLVENMAYFTPAELPENKYYIFGQDGGKNMARRYEVPFIGEIPIVQSIREGGDCGVPVVMEDGNPAGDAFREIAKELARNVAMRNAQVASTERVEIKTWE from the coding sequence ATGGCGATTACGGAAAAAGACATTATTAAGGCATTGTCCACAGTAGAAGATCCGGACTTGAAGAAAGACCTGATCTCACTCAACATGGTGAAGGATATTGAGATTGATGGTAACCGAGTGGCATTTACGGTAGTATTGACAACTCCTGCCTGCCCACTCAAAGAACTGATCAAAAACAATTGTATAGAGGCTGTCCATAAACTGGTTTCACCAGACTTGGAGCTTGATGTACATATGACAGCAGACGTTACTTCAATCCAACCTAAAGGTCCAGTGCTTTCAGGTGTAAAGAACGTGATTGCCATTTCATCTGGTAAAGGAGGAGTTGGTAAATCTACTGTTACTGCCAACCTAGCACTTGCCCTTTCTGAAGCTGGTGCAAAAGTAGGTGTACTGGATGCTGACATTTACGGTCCTTCAGTTCCAACCATGTTCAACTGTGAAAATGCACAACCAGGTGTAACGTCAGTAAATGGTAAAAACACAATCATCCCGATTGAACAGTATGGTATTAAATTACTTTCCATTGGATTCTTAGCACCTCCACAGGATGCGGTAGTTTGGAGAGGTCCTATGGCTAGCTCCGCACTGCGTCAGTTCATCACTGACACTGACTGGGGAGAGCTGGATTACCTGCTGATCGACTTGCCTCCAGGAACGGGTGATATCCACCTGTCTTTGGTACAAACAGCTTCTGTTACAGGTGCTGTTGTTGTTACAACACCGCAAAAAGTTGCGCTATCAGATGCTATGAAGGGAATGAACATGTTTACTTCAAAATCTGTTAATGTACCGATACTGGGACTTGTTGAAAATATGGCGTACTTCACACCTGCTGAACTTCCGGAAAACAAGTATTATATCTTTGGACAAGATGGAGGTAAAAACATGGCAAGACGCTATGAGGTACCGTTCATTGGTGAAATTCCAATCGTTCAGAGTATTCGTGAAGGCGGTGACTGCGGTGTACCAGTTGTAATGGAAGATGGAAATCCTGCTGGTGATGCATTTAGAGAAATTGCCAAAGAGTTGGCTAGAAATGTTGCCATGCGTAACGCACAAGTTGCCAGCACTGAAAGAGTAGAAATCAAGACTTGGGAATAA
- a CDS encoding pyridoxamine 5'-phosphate oxidase family protein yields the protein MGKQFSEISPDQQAFISQQKLFFVGTAAAEGRVSVSPKGMDTFRVIDKNKVVWLNLTGSGNETAAHLQKNNRMTIMFCAFEGKPLILRLYGNAEIFHDRDDTFHQHIGLFPKLAGARQIIVMEVDLVQTSCGFAVPFMDFKEERTQLKNWAEKQGDEKIRNYWKDRNTKSIDGFDTGILNNQQS from the coding sequence ATGGGAAAGCAATTTTCGGAAATCAGTCCTGACCAACAAGCATTTATCAGCCAGCAGAAACTTTTCTTTGTCGGCACAGCTGCGGCAGAAGGAAGAGTCAGTGTTTCACCAAAAGGCATGGATACTTTTCGGGTTATAGACAAAAATAAAGTCGTTTGGCTCAACCTCACCGGCAGTGGCAACGAAACAGCTGCCCATCTGCAAAAAAATAACAGGATGACCATTATGTTCTGTGCATTTGAAGGCAAACCCCTCATTCTAAGACTCTATGGAAATGCTGAAATTTTTCATGATAGAGACGATACATTCCATCAGCATATCGGTTTATTCCCTAAACTTGCAGGCGCACGCCAAATCATAGTAATGGAAGTTGATTTGGTTCAAACCTCCTGTGGTTTTGCCGTTCCATTTATGGATTTTAAAGAAGAAAGAACTCAATTAAAAAACTGGGCTGAAAAACAGGGAGATGAAAAAATCAGAAACTATTGGAAAGACCGAAATACAAAAAGTATAGATGGTTTTGATACCGGAATACTTAACAATCAGCAAAGTTAA
- a CDS encoding NifU family protein, with the protein MTENTITNSELLKLVEEALNTIRPYLEADGGNAKVLEVTEDGTARIEFLGACGSCPMSTMTLKAGIEQAVINAVPQIKKVEAINITAMDDPNAQLPMF; encoded by the coding sequence ATGACAGAAAATACAATTACAAATAGCGAACTGCTCAAGTTAGTAGAAGAGGCACTGAACACAATCAGACCGTATCTGGAAGCTGATGGAGGAAATGCCAAAGTGCTGGAAGTAACCGAAGATGGTACTGCCCGCATTGAGTTCTTGGGTGCATGCGGTTCTTGCCCAATGTCAACAATGACATTAAAAGCAGGAATTGAGCAGGCTGTGATCAATGCTGTTCCACAAATCAAGAAAGTGGAAGCAATCAATATCACAGCAATGGATGATCCTAATGCTCAACTTCCAATGTTTTAG
- a CDS encoding zinc-dependent peptidase produces MEKNLLMAAFLVAVLSLAAVAFWWFTRKRSKTEIQENIAEKDFKETWRKLLTQHVSFYNELSAPLKTQFEKRIQYFLAHVRIEGVETEVEDLDRVLVAASGVIPIFGYPEWWYPNLKSVLLYDKTLNHLGLADVEGGYVMGMVGNKALKDKVLFSKGALREGFRNDADKKNVGIHEFVHLIDMADGKADGIPEVLLQKSYTLPWMHLMHEKINDIHQGASDINPYGGSSEVEFLTVASEYFFERPMLLKKKHPKLYAKLEKIFAQQLDMQKKSSRKSKREAIGRNDPCPCGSGKKYKHCCGR; encoded by the coding sequence ATGGAAAAAAATTTATTAATGGCGGCTTTTCTAGTGGCAGTACTGTCTTTGGCAGCAGTGGCTTTTTGGTGGTTTACACGTAAGCGCAGTAAAACTGAAATACAGGAAAATATTGCGGAAAAAGATTTTAAAGAGACATGGAGGAAGTTACTTACGCAGCATGTGAGTTTTTATAATGAATTGTCTGCACCATTAAAAACGCAATTCGAGAAGAGAATCCAGTACTTTTTAGCACATGTCCGAATCGAAGGGGTTGAGACAGAAGTAGAAGATCTGGATAGGGTTTTGGTAGCTGCAAGTGGCGTAATTCCAATCTTTGGTTATCCTGAGTGGTGGTATCCTAACCTGAAGAGTGTTTTGTTGTATGATAAGACTTTGAACCATCTTGGACTGGCTGATGTGGAAGGAGGTTATGTAATGGGAATGGTTGGCAACAAAGCTTTAAAAGATAAGGTGTTGTTTTCAAAAGGAGCATTGAGGGAAGGCTTCCGGAATGATGCAGACAAGAAGAATGTAGGTATCCATGAGTTTGTCCACTTGATTGACATGGCTGATGGAAAAGCGGATGGAATTCCCGAAGTACTGCTTCAAAAGAGTTATACCCTGCCTTGGATGCATTTGATGCATGAGAAAATCAACGATATTCATCAGGGTGCGTCTGATATCAATCCCTATGGTGGAAGTAGTGAAGTGGAGTTTTTGACAGTCGCTTCTGAATATTTCTTTGAACGTCCGATGTTACTAAAGAAAAAGCATCCTAAGCTGTATGCAAAGCTGGAAAAGATTTTTGCCCAGCAGTTGGATATGCAGAAGAAGAGTAGTAGAAAAAGTAAAAGGGAAGCGATCGGTAGAAATGATCCTTGTCCGTGCGGAAGCGGGAAGAAATACAAACACTGTTGTGGTAGATAG
- a CDS encoding NUDIX hydrolase encodes MTEEQEKISKIFGNRLRTRVCGICIEQEKVLMIRHRSVGKEGYLWAPPGGGLDYGETMENALKREFKEETGLDINVKRFMFVHEFLQPPLHGIELFFEVEIVGGELLRGHDPEMQESVQIIEDVRFMDMTEINSEKADCVHNLFSFCQTKDELLQMNGLYHFVN; translated from the coding sequence ATGACAGAAGAGCAGGAAAAAATATCCAAAATATTCGGTAATCGACTACGAACACGTGTTTGTGGCATATGTATAGAGCAAGAGAAGGTGCTAATGATCAGGCATCGCTCTGTAGGAAAAGAAGGGTACCTTTGGGCTCCTCCCGGTGGAGGGCTTGATTATGGAGAAACCATGGAAAATGCGCTCAAAAGAGAGTTTAAAGAAGAAACTGGATTGGATATAAATGTGAAGCGGTTTATGTTTGTACATGAGTTCCTGCAACCTCCCCTACATGGTATTGAGCTGTTTTTTGAAGTGGAAATAGTAGGTGGTGAGTTGCTACGAGGACATGACCCTGAAATGCAAGAAAGCGTTCAAATCATCGAGGATGTCCGCTTTATGGACATGACAGAAATTAATTCAGAAAAAGCGGACTGTGTTCACAATCTTTTTTCATTCTGTCAAACCAAAGATGAATTACTGCAAATGAATGGGTTGTACCATTTTGTCAATTAG